The Candidatus Limnocylindrales bacterium genome has a segment encoding these proteins:
- a CDS encoding MATE family efflux transporter has product MNDKTADDSREQESEDLERHRFDEDAPDPNSADALDPNNPLDPDSEVESQPLDPEEGLAAAAVPSLLGRVSGTGLATGREIWRLAIPIMMSQVLVTAVGVIDIAMVGRLGPKQVAAVGYATQLYFMSQSALFAVGFACVALMARAIGAGDRARARAALAASLIVAVATASVVAMVMLFAPRQVLSLLNAAPDVVELAVPYMQLLFASSMLLAVSLTLEHGLRASRDTRTPMRVSLVVTLVKIALNFVLMFGVAGIGGLGVVGAGVATLLSQIVAIVLFGIVIRRQDPEGPMALRRADLVASRGLLRDVIRVAMPGVGERVVLNLALLGYFATLSSYGTVAIAAYTIGVRVMAFSWIPGTGFGAAAATLVGHALGAGKPDDAESTGWLAARIALFAAVVLASVGALAREPLARMFTNDAATIEALGPFMLVLAAAQPMMQVHFTLGGAFRGAGDTWTPLVGAALGNWGFRVPLAALAASWHLPLVWLWTVLVFDHVARMVLLAFEFRRGAWKRRALRVRRSV; this is encoded by the coding sequence GTGAACGACAAAACCGCCGACGATTCCCGCGAGCAGGAATCTGAAGACTTAGAGCGTCATCGGTTCGACGAAGACGCGCCCGATCCGAACTCCGCGGACGCGCTCGATCCGAACAATCCGCTCGATCCGGACTCCGAAGTCGAAAGCCAGCCTCTTGATCCGGAAGAAGGACTCGCCGCAGCGGCGGTGCCGTCGCTTCTCGGGCGTGTCAGCGGCACCGGCCTCGCGACCGGACGGGAAATCTGGCGGCTCGCGATCCCGATCATGATGTCGCAGGTGCTGGTCACGGCGGTCGGCGTCATCGACATCGCGATGGTCGGCCGCCTCGGGCCGAAGCAGGTCGCAGCCGTCGGCTATGCGACGCAGCTGTACTTCATGTCGCAGTCCGCGCTGTTCGCGGTCGGCTTTGCGTGCGTCGCGCTGATGGCCCGTGCGATTGGCGCCGGCGACCGGGCGAGGGCCCGGGCTGCGCTGGCCGCTTCGCTGATCGTCGCGGTCGCGACGGCGTCGGTCGTGGCCATGGTCATGCTGTTCGCGCCGCGGCAGGTGCTCTCGCTGCTGAACGCGGCGCCCGACGTCGTCGAGCTCGCCGTGCCGTACATGCAGCTGCTGTTCGCATCGTCGATGCTGCTCGCGGTCTCGCTGACGCTGGAGCATGGCCTGCGCGCCAGCCGCGACACGCGCACGCCGATGCGCGTCTCGCTCGTCGTCACGCTCGTCAAGATCGCGCTCAATTTCGTGCTGATGTTCGGCGTGGCGGGCATCGGCGGGCTCGGCGTGGTCGGCGCCGGCGTGGCCACGCTCTTGTCGCAGATCGTCGCGATCGTGCTGTTCGGCATCGTCATTCGCCGCCAGGATCCGGAGGGGCCGATGGCGCTCCGGCGGGCGGACCTCGTTGCCAGCCGCGGCCTGCTGCGCGACGTGATCCGGGTCGCGATGCCGGGAGTCGGCGAGCGCGTAGTGCTCAACCTTGCGCTGCTCGGATACTTCGCGACGCTCAGCTCGTACGGCACCGTTGCAATTGCCGCCTACACGATCGGCGTGCGCGTCATGGCGTTCTCATGGATTCCAGGCACCGGCTTCGGCGCCGCAGCCGCGACGCTCGTCGGGCATGCGCTCGGTGCCGGCAAACCTGACGATGCCGAAAGCACCGGCTGGCTCGCCGCACGCATCGCGCTGTTCGCCGCGGTCGTGCTGGCCTCTGTCGGCGCGCTGGCGCGCGAGCCGCTCGCGCGCATGTTCACGAACGACGCGGCAACCATCGAAGCGCTCGGACCGTTCATGCTCGTGCTGGCCGCGGCGCAGCCGATGATGCAGGTGCATTTCACGCTCGGCGGCGCTTTCCGCGGAGCCGGCGACACGTGGACTCCGCTCGTCGGTGCCGCGCTCGGCAACTGGGGTTTTCGCGTGCCGCTGGCCGCGCTCGCGGCGTCCTGGCATCTGCCGCTGGTCTGGCTGTGGACGGTGCTGGTCTTCGACCACGTTGCGCGAATGGTCCTGCTCGCGTTCGAGTTTCGCCGCGGTGCGTGGAAACGCCGCGCGCTACGGGTTCGGCGCAGCGTGTGA
- a CDS encoding transporter substrate-binding domain-containing protein, with protein MEIGHRRVRAGAAAGARRLAAVLIALACLLPAPDARSENPPAARTLRVATSGDYAPFSFVSTEASAPTESVGSLDGFDVEVARRFARDKGYALELVRFRWPELGGELSRGTFDVAMSGVTMRAERSISGRYSVPVAATHAVAITWNGSGVTTASDLDRPSRRVAVNAGGHLESVARRAFRRAEIVAVADNDAVRMALLDRAFDAVITDSFEEKVWTAGLKGVVRIGPLTNDRKAYLLPAARGALAEELDLWLLAREKDGTLGELRARYFGGGSTEPTSDEKLATAEPLAALSSAIVERQSLMPMVYDAKHEAGRPIEDKTQEAAVLDAGARAVADAASRNGRTAPPEPATKRLFEVLIAMGKSVQQGLADEDAKRRPGVILRRSSGSANAPDAASGHATAASSGRASDAGSAQAAGAGSQKTAPVAGTQQAPPGAAPPGAAAVDANADQPARQPGSRRIYALDTELRPALARITEKIARIVLAIDRPLSIVEVRRAFGDNLGPQGVAASQLDALSAAVSEISSHAAPNP; from the coding sequence GTGGAAATAGGTCACCGACGCGTTCGTGCGGGAGCTGCCGCCGGAGCGCGGCGGCTTGCTGCGGTCCTCATCGCGCTTGCTTGCCTGCTGCCCGCGCCTGACGCGCGCTCAGAAAATCCGCCCGCTGCCAGAACGCTGCGAGTCGCGACGTCCGGCGACTACGCGCCGTTCAGCTTCGTGTCGACCGAGGCATCCGCGCCGACCGAATCCGTCGGCTCGCTCGACGGCTTCGATGTCGAGGTCGCGCGGCGGTTTGCCCGCGACAAGGGCTACGCTCTCGAGCTCGTGCGTTTCCGCTGGCCCGAGCTCGGCGGCGAGCTCTCGCGCGGCACGTTCGACGTCGCCATGAGCGGCGTGACGATGCGCGCCGAGCGTTCCATCAGCGGCCGCTACAGCGTGCCGGTGGCGGCTACGCACGCTGTCGCAATCACATGGAACGGCTCGGGAGTCACGACCGCGAGCGACCTCGACCGCCCGTCTCGCCGGGTCGCCGTCAACGCCGGAGGCCATCTCGAAAGCGTCGCCCGGCGTGCATTCCGTCGCGCCGAGATCGTCGCCGTCGCCGACAACGACGCCGTGCGCATGGCGCTGCTCGACCGCGCGTTCGACGCCGTCATCACCGACAGTTTCGAGGAGAAAGTCTGGACCGCCGGCTTGAAGGGCGTCGTGCGCATCGGCCCGCTCACCAACGACCGAAAGGCGTATCTACTGCCGGCCGCGCGCGGCGCTCTCGCCGAAGAGCTCGACCTGTGGCTTCTCGCCCGCGAGAAGGACGGCACGCTCGGCGAGCTTCGCGCCCGCTACTTCGGTGGAGGCAGCACCGAGCCGACGTCGGACGAGAAGCTCGCGACGGCCGAGCCTCTCGCCGCGTTGTCGAGTGCAATCGTCGAGCGCCAGTCGCTGATGCCGATGGTCTATGACGCCAAGCACGAGGCCGGGCGGCCGATCGAGGACAAGACGCAGGAAGCCGCCGTGCTCGATGCTGGCGCGCGCGCCGTGGCCGACGCAGCATCGCGAAACGGTCGCACCGCGCCGCCCGAGCCGGCAACGAAACGGTTGTTCGAAGTGCTGATCGCGATGGGCAAATCGGTTCAGCAGGGCCTGGCCGACGAGGATGCGAAGAGACGCCCCGGCGTGATTCTTCGCCGTTCGTCCGGTTCCGCGAACGCGCCGGATGCGGCGTCCGGGCACGCGACCGCTGCGTCTTCCGGAAGAGCGTCCGACGCCGGTTCCGCACAGGCGGCCGGCGCCGGTTCCCAAAAGACGGCGCCTGTCGCCGGTACACAACAGGCGCCGCCCGGCGCCGCGCCACCGGGCGCCGCTGCAGTGGATGCGAACGCCGATCAGCCCGCGCGGCAGCCCGGCAGCCGCCGGATCTATGCGCTCGATACCGAGCTGCGTCCGGCGCTCGCGCGAATCACCGAAAAGATCGCGCGCATCGTTCTCGCCATCGACAGGCCGCTCAGCATCGTCGAAGTACGAAGGGCCTTCGGCGACAACCTTGGCCCGCAGGGCGTCGCCGCGAGCCAGCTCGACGCACTTTCGGCCGCCGTCAGCGAGATCTCGTCACACGCTGCGCCGAACCCGTAG
- a CDS encoding class I SAM-dependent methyltransferase: MSRSSKSPKKTSARSSNGTRASMAAAADKYDLYVRSVQSPDIEVAFFDRAFRSQYGRRPLTLREDFCGTAAVCYEWVRSGAERRATGVDLDAEPLAWGTKRFASKLTDDQSSRLRLVHGDVRTTNSKAEIVAAQNFSYFCFETRDDLRAYFRHVRRCLASEGMLVLDVLGGSEMMEDNREEETSHGKFKYVWDHIDFDPVSHHCRYAIHFRFKDGSELKNAFTYDWRLWSLPELRELLAEAGFSSSDVFWEATDKKTGDGNGVYRRRARGDADPAWVVYLVAWK; the protein is encoded by the coding sequence ATGTCCCGCAGCAGCAAGTCCCCTAAGAAGACCTCCGCACGAAGCTCGAACGGAACGCGCGCATCGATGGCCGCGGCCGCCGACAAGTACGACCTGTACGTGCGTTCGGTGCAGTCGCCCGACATCGAAGTCGCGTTCTTCGACCGTGCGTTTCGCAGCCAGTACGGGCGCAGGCCGCTCACGCTCCGGGAGGATTTCTGCGGAACGGCCGCGGTCTGCTACGAGTGGGTCCGCAGCGGCGCCGAACGGCGCGCGACAGGCGTCGATCTCGACGCAGAGCCGCTGGCCTGGGGCACGAAGCGATTTGCCAGCAAGCTCACCGACGACCAGTCGTCGCGGCTTCGCCTCGTCCATGGCGACGTGCGCACCACCAACTCGAAGGCCGAGATCGTCGCCGCGCAGAATTTCTCGTACTTCTGCTTCGAGACGCGCGACGACCTGCGAGCGTACTTCCGCCACGTACGCCGCTGCCTGGCGAGCGAAGGCATGCTCGTGCTCGACGTCCTCGGCGGCTCCGAGATGATGGAGGACAACCGCGAGGAAGAGACATCGCACGGGAAGTTCAAGTACGTCTGGGACCACATCGACTTCGACCCGGTCTCGCATCATTGCCGCTATGCGATCCACTTCCGCTTCAAGGATGGGTCGGAGCTGAAAAACGCGTTCACGTACGACTGGCGCCTGTGGAGCCTGCCCGAGCTTCGCGAGCTGCTCGCCGAAGCGGGCTTCTCCTCGTCCGACGTATTCTGGGAAGCCACCGACAAGAAGACCGGCGATGGCAACGGTGTGTATCGCCGGCGTGCGCGCGGCGATGCCGATCCTGCCTGGGTCGTCTACCTGGTGGCGTGGAAATAG